In Acetivibrio cellulolyticus CD2, the sequence ATATGAACTGACGCCGGCTCTTCTAGGATGCTCTTTGGACTCCTGCCAGTGTTTTTGCTCGGTTAAAATGTAAAACGGTGATCCTTCCAACTGGAGTTTTGGATTTATTCTCTGAACATCTGCTACAGGCGGAAGAATTTTATTATGTAATGCAAATGCAGTTTTTATTAAACTTGGAGCTCCTGCAGCAGTTCTTAGATGGCCGATATTTGATTTTACAGAACTGACTCCACAATAGTTTTGTTTTGTAGCACCAAGCCCCTGGAAAGCCTTTTTCAATGCGCTTATCTCAATTACATCTCCAACAATTGTTCCAGTTCCATGAGCCTCAATTAACTCCACAGTATCAATAGGATAGTCCGCCATTCTTGCTGCGGCCTGTATTACACGAACTTGTCCTTCTTCACTTGGAGCTGCAATAGCTTTTCCTTTACCGTCACTTCCCTGCCCATAACCGGAAATTAGCGCAATTATATTATCTTGGTCCCTTAGAGCATCTCCCAATCTTTTTAGAACCAGTACTCCACCCCCAAAACCCATAACAAATCCATTAGCCCTTTCGTCAAATGGATATGAACCAACAGGAGATAGTGCGTTAATACCTGAAAAGGCAACAAAGCCTGGTTCACTTAACGAAACTTCAGCAGCACCCGTTATTACTGCATCATATTCATGGTTCAACAACCCTGAAATTCCAAGTGAAGCTGCTGTGAGCGTTGAAGCACAAGCAGCATCAACTGTAAATGACGGTCCATGGAAATCAAATATATTGGATATTCTTGCAGCAGTAATATTCTGCAGCATTCCAGGTGCACTATCTTCAGTAATTGGAATTGTATTTTTCAGCACCTTTTGTGATAACCCACCTATAATTTCATCTAATTGTTCTGCATTTATTTTAGACCCCAATTCAGATTTGTTTCTAAGATAGTCTTCAATTTCCTGAAAGAAAACTCTTCTTATAATATTATCATTCTGTATGCCTGGAGCTCCAGTACCGAATATTACCGCCGTACGCTCCTTAGGCAGAACACTCTTTAGCGAGCTCAATGCCTGATCCACACAGAGCATCGCAACATGTTGATTCGGATCCATTTGTTCAGCTGTCGTAGGCGGTATTTTATACTTTCTGCACAAATGTAAATAATCATCCAACCTTGCTACAGCCGCAATTTTTGTATATGATTTATCCTTCTTATCAGATTTCCCAAAGACTTCAGGCCTGTAATATATGCTTCCATTAAAATATTCTTCCGGTATATCTCTTATAGATACCCTTTTTGTTATTATATTGTTCCAGAATGTATTCAAATCAATTGCATCCGGAAAATAACCTCCCATAGCAACTACTGCGATTCTTTCCTCTGGATAATAATATTTATTCATTTTTATTCCCCCCAGTTATATTGTTCTCACATTCTATTTTTTCTCTATTGATTACATGTATTGAACGCGATAAAGCTTTTACATCGCGCTTCAATTTCCTTAATTAATTATCGTGAAAATTAAATTTGTCCTTGTAAAATCATTTTCACGATTTACATATTTTTTAAAGCCTTTTTATCAATTTTGCCTATATTATTTCTTGGGAACTCTGCTAGAAATGTGATACTCTTAGGTATTTTTAAATTTGCGAGCTTCTCTGAAGCATATCTAATCAAGTCACGATCTTGTGTATTTCTATCTTCTTTGAGTACAACGAAAGCTTTGACAACTTCTCCATACAAGCTATCTTCTACACCCACTACTGCTGAATCTACTACATCAGGGTGTGAATTTAATACCGCTTCAATCTCTATTGGTGAAATTTTTAGACCTGCTACATTTATGAACTCTGTTCTTCTTCCGCATAAGACAAAAGAACCGTCACTCCTGCGGTATCCAAGATCCCCCGTATATAAATATCCGTCTCTCAGCCTTTCTGCAGTTTCTTCAGGTCTCTTATAATACCCCAGCATCAAACCCGGCCCTTTAACACGGATTTCACCAATAACACCATCCTCGCATATTTGTCCTTGTTGGTCTGCAACCTCAACTACAAGTACACTTTTAGCTGGAAATCCAACATTTCCGGCAGGTTCAGGCAGCATGTCACGTCTTGATGTAATCAGTGTAGTTGCTTCACAAAGCCCCAACCCTTCATCAAGGTAAATACCTATGTTTTTATACCATGACAATGCTGTATCATAATTTAAAGGTGCAGCTGCACAAAAAGCTTTTTTAAGTTTTCTGAGTTGAACATAAAATGCTTCATATCTCAATAATTGCTGGTAATGGGTAGGCACTCCGAAAATATGGGTAATTTTCTCGTCGTCAATCACTTTTGCAATTCTAACCGGTTGAAATGACCTTAAAAAGACAATTGCTGCTTTTCCTTCCATAGAAGGAGCAAAAAGTGAAACACATCCGTAAGCATGTGAGAAAGGAACAAAGCACAGTAGCCTGTCATCCGGGTCATAGGGGTACTTTGATTCTCTATTTTTTCTTAAAAACGTGAAAAAACATCCAGTTGTCAGCATAACCCCTTTAGGTGTTGATGTTGAACCTGATGTATATATAAGCATAGCCAAGTCATCTTCTTCAAAATTATAATATTCCTCAACCCGGGAATAGTCTGCCAGCGGTATCTTGCATGCTTCTTCAATCTCTCTGACATTGATTATATCCACTTCAAGTCCCTCTTCTAAAGGAACGTCCTCCTTTTTAAGGTAAGTTATCAAACATTTCGAATCGGAATCCTTAACATAATAATTGAGTTCACACGGTTTAAATAAAGGGTCTACCAGACAAATAACACATCCGATATATTCGACTGCAAGAAGTACAACAGCAGCTTCTGCACTATTATACAGGTGCATGGAAATAATTGTGCCAGGTTTATATCCTTTTTCTTTCAAGAAAGCTGCAACTCTTAATACCTCTTCTTTTAACCCCCTGTAAGTAATTCTTCTTCCGTTTTCACCGTCAATAACAGCTTCTCTATCCAGGTATTCCTCTTGTGTACCAAATAAAAGCTCACAATAATTCACCTTATACATTCCCCCCAAAAATAAAATTTTTTATATAGAATTTAATATTTAAATATAAATCCACCACTGCTGGCTCCTGCACCATGTCCGTGCATCATTACAATATTCCCTCTTTTAAGCCTTCCTGTTTCGATTAATTCATACAGGTTTAATGGACTCATACTTGCAACAGTGTTCCCATATTTATGGAAACAACTTATGCTTTTTTCCTTTGGAATATTAAGAGCTTTCAATTGAGCTTCCCATATTACGGTAGACTGATCAGATGTAACAAAAAAGTCTATATCATTTAAGGTAAGACCTGCATCCATCAGAAGTTTTTCACAAACTACTTTTGCATGCTCAACAGAGCTTTCCATTATTAGATTTCCATTATCAATTCTCATATCAAACATATTATAATCGATTTCTTTAATTCCATCTCTTAAAGTGCTTGTACCATAAGGTATATAGGCAATATTATAGAATACTGGATTGGTAAAAATATAAGAAGATATAAAATGTTTTGTATCTGACCTTCCTAAAAGCATGGCTGTAATTCCGTCTCCATAAAGAAATATGGTCTTGGGATTTGGTTTGTTCCACCTTTGTATTCCTTTCGAACTAGTTCCTCCACCAATTACCAGAACATATTCATCACCTGAAGCAATACTTCTAACGGCTAGATCCATTGCATGCATAAATCCGCTGCAGGCAGACGATATATCAAAAGCTGGAATTCCCACCGTAGTTCCAAGTTCTTTTAAAAGGGCAACAGATAGCGCAGGTATTTGATAATCACCAAGAAGTTTTGTGTATATAACCTTATCCACCTGTTCAATACTTATTTCTGCTTTGTTAAGACATTGCCTTACCGCTTTAGCCATTAATCCTTCGAGACTTTCATCACTGTTAATCCATCTTCTTTCGCTAATCCCAATTGAAAATTTTACAGCCCTGTCGGTAGCAATTATATTATATTTATCGATTATTTCCTGGTTAGATACAACACGTTCAGGTAGTCCAACTCCCATTGA encodes:
- a CDS encoding ketoacyl-ACP synthase III, producing MEIDIQFPDIKPLNVKRQAKIISMGVGLPERVVSNQEIIDKYNIIATDRAVKFSIGISERRWINSDESLEGLMAKAVRQCLNKAEISIEQVDKVIYTKLLGDYQIPALSVALLKELGTTVGIPAFDISSACSGFMHAMDLAVRSIASGDEYVLVIGGGTSSKGIQRWNKPNPKTIFLYGDGITAMLLGRSDTKHFISSYIFTNPVFYNIAYIPYGTSTLRDGIKEIDYNMFDMRIDNGNLIMESSVEHAKVVCEKLLMDAGLTLNDIDFFVTSDQSTVIWEAQLKALNIPKEKSISCFHKYGNTVASMSPLNLYELIETGRLKRGNIVMMHGHGAGASSGGFIFKY
- a CDS encoding class I adenylate-forming enzyme family protein, which codes for MYKVNYCELLFGTQEEYLDREAVIDGENGRRITYRGLKEEVLRVAAFLKEKGYKPGTIISMHLYNSAEAAVVLLAVEYIGCVICLVDPLFKPCELNYYVKDSDSKCLITYLKKEDVPLEEGLEVDIINVREIEEACKIPLADYSRVEEYYNFEEDDLAMLIYTSGSTSTPKGVMLTTGCFFTFLRKNRESKYPYDPDDRLLCFVPFSHAYGCVSLFAPSMEGKAAIVFLRSFQPVRIAKVIDDEKITHIFGVPTHYQQLLRYEAFYVQLRKLKKAFCAAAPLNYDTALSWYKNIGIYLDEGLGLCEATTLITSRRDMLPEPAGNVGFPAKSVLVVEVADQQGQICEDGVIGEIRVKGPGLMLGYYKRPEETAERLRDGYLYTGDLGYRRSDGSFVLCGRRTEFINVAGLKISPIEIEAVLNSHPDVVDSAVVGVEDSLYGEVVKAFVVLKEDRNTQDRDLIRYASEKLANLKIPKSITFLAEFPRNNIGKIDKKALKNM